The Stieleria maiorica genome includes the window AAGAAGCCCGACTTGGCCGAAGGCGACTTGACCCCGATGATTGACATGACGTTTCAGTTGATCGCGTTCTTCATGGTGCTGATCAACTTTTCGCAGACCGAATCAAATGAACGGGTCGTTTTGCCGAGCAGCCAACTGGTCAAGCCGCCGGAAAAGCCGCTGGAGTTTCCGATCATCTTGCACGTCGCCAAAGACGGGGAAATCATCCTCGGCGGCGACAGCTACACCACCGAAACGCTCAGCACCGGTCTGCGCCG containing:
- a CDS encoding ExbD/TolR family protein, yielding MKVKSKKPDLAEGDLTPMIDMTFQLIAFFMVLINFSQTESNERVVLPSSQLVKPPEKPLEFPIILHVAKDGEIILGGDSYTTETLSTGLRRELAVMKAEKKSPADANVIIRGHQDVAAGQVQEIIRVAQDQQLEQFALRAKEDRS